The Coregonus clupeaformis isolate EN_2021a chromosome 3, ASM2061545v1, whole genome shotgun sequence genome includes a region encoding these proteins:
- the LOC123481739 gene encoding alpha-1D adrenergic receptor-like gives MQSCERAEFKLAFIRILRCQCHRRRRPGWRAYNYRTSHFNSSSHSRKNSAESSHSQKNSACLNGSQHTLSSSASPSPSYLLACPEGETLYTCWASAASRSPSLLPVSPAGCQLETLEGGVRSGGTHGVMSHRESGQGVFSFPCGGQNRECGGDIPEDKV, from the exons CCGAGTTCAAACTGGCCTTCATACGCATCCTCAG ATGCCAGTGCCACCGTAGGAGACGCCCAGGCTGGCGGGCCTACAACTACCGTACCTCCCACTTCAACTCCTCCAGCCACTCACGAAAGAACTCTGCTGAGTCTAGCCACTCACAGAAGAACTCTGCCTGTCTCAACGGGAGCCAGCACACCCTGTCCTCCTCAGCCAGCCCCAGCCCGAGCTACCTGCTGGCTTGCCCCGAGGGGGAGACCCTCTACACCTGCTGGGCCTCCGCCGCCTCCAGGTCCCCCTCCCTGCTGCCTGTGAGTCCTGCTGGCTGCCAGCTGGAGACACTGGAGGGGGGTGTGAGGAGTGGAGGGACCCATGGCGTGATGTCTCACAGGGAGTCCGGTCAGGGGGTGTTCTCGTTCCCCTGTGGGGGGCAGAACCGGGAGTGTGGAGGGGACATACCTGAGGATAAGGTGTGA